The following are encoded together in the Hyalangium minutum genome:
- a CDS encoding DUF5953 family protein yields MTTRRRLDLTVYAPTLVEHDGRTLAVVRGMERALPGLRLEWEVGKGGRPIELPQRDAWLAEAATRGKIPLLCNGDESYPVTISGSKRPAILSPGGQPLLNVRAELPVDAAAIAAAPEMLERVAEGARAFWGHATPDGAALDIAEQIAPTLEGPPSPPRGLPALKLFEHIRAPEIPYYLGWLNYWSDAAARAIGFPDPSRDADLLSRARRTATGGWVVRLTDTPLDLDNPAHLEALVRAYERFPEIGGRVTLADPPFQEPSR; encoded by the coding sequence ATGACCACTCGAAGGCGCCTCGATCTGACCGTCTACGCGCCTACGCTCGTGGAGCACGACGGCCGCACACTCGCTGTCGTCCGTGGCATGGAACGGGCGCTGCCCGGCTTGCGCTTGGAGTGGGAAGTGGGCAAAGGAGGGCGCCCCATCGAGTTACCGCAACGCGACGCCTGGCTCGCTGAGGCGGCAACACGCGGAAAGATCCCCCTCCTGTGCAATGGAGACGAGAGCTACCCCGTGACGATTTCCGGGTCGAAGAGACCCGCGATTCTGTCACCGGGCGGCCAGCCGCTGCTCAACGTCCGTGCGGAGTTGCCGGTCGACGCGGCCGCTATCGCGGCAGCGCCGGAGATGCTGGAGCGCGTAGCGGAGGGCGCACGAGCGTTCTGGGGGCATGCGACGCCGGACGGCGCTGCGTTGGACATCGCGGAGCAGATAGCACCCACGTTGGAAGGGCCGCCGTCCCCTCCCCGGGGGCTGCCCGCCCTCAAGCTCTTCGAGCATATCCGCGCGCCGGAGATTCCATATTACCTTGGGTGGCTGAACTACTGGTCGGATGCTGCCGCTCGGGCTATCGGCTTCCCGGATCCCTCGCGTGACGCGGACTTGCTCTCTCGGGCGCGGCGCACTGCAACGGGCGGGTGGGTGGTTCGGCTCACGGATACGCCGCTGGATCTCGACAACCCCGCGCACCTAGAGGCGCTCGTGCGCGCGTACGAGCGTTTCCCGGAGATTGGCGGGCGCGTTACTTTAGCCGACCCACCTTTTCAGGAGCCTTCCCGCTAG
- a CDS encoding tetratricopeptide repeat protein encodes MTHPLRQWLEEGRIQEVREAATHRLAQHPEDEEALIALARVALLDGRTEQAEQLVSRVKSEAAQGEVGLLRAAAAIQSKDFAAAREHYQGLVRQPSPPAEAWHGLGVALLALGDIPAAREAHEKAVALKPQQAGFHFELGLALSLENRPRAAVRQWVQCLRLDPRETRGYWGLAQVLRQHRKPRWAQRLLEAGQKQVPQSEFLRQAWAAGQEPAPKGTEAPEEALFHEIARLLRLKRGREALQRVREGWAQGTRSLPLKLLEAEACELLHPPDMPGVIHAYEEAIAFAPQHWEPYTRLGVCLLKQGHRHEPRAIELLETARRLEPAKPETGLNLVLAYIKAQRLDEAFALAKQVVEGLTSAHPLHPQATRLMEDVDRARKP; translated from the coding sequence ATGACACACCCCTTGAGGCAGTGGTTGGAGGAGGGCCGCATTCAGGAAGTGCGGGAGGCGGCCACGCACCGTCTCGCCCAGCACCCGGAGGATGAGGAGGCCCTGATCGCCTTGGCCCGGGTGGCCCTGCTGGATGGGCGGACGGAGCAGGCCGAGCAGCTGGTGTCGCGCGTGAAGTCCGAGGCGGCGCAGGGGGAGGTGGGCTTGCTGCGCGCCGCCGCGGCGATTCAGAGCAAGGACTTCGCCGCCGCGCGCGAGCACTACCAGGGGCTCGTCCGCCAGCCTTCGCCTCCCGCCGAGGCCTGGCATGGGCTGGGCGTCGCGCTGCTGGCCCTGGGAGACATCCCGGCGGCCCGCGAGGCGCATGAGAAGGCCGTGGCGCTCAAGCCCCAGCAGGCCGGCTTCCACTTCGAGCTGGGGCTGGCGCTGTCGCTGGAGAACCGGCCCCGGGCGGCGGTGCGCCAGTGGGTGCAGTGTCTGCGGCTGGATCCTCGGGAGACCCGCGGCTACTGGGGGCTGGCGCAGGTGCTCCGGCAGCACCGCAAGCCGCGCTGGGCCCAGCGCCTGCTGGAAGCAGGGCAGAAGCAGGTGCCCCAGTCCGAGTTCCTGCGCCAGGCGTGGGCCGCGGGCCAGGAGCCCGCCCCGAAAGGAACCGAGGCGCCGGAGGAGGCTCTGTTCCACGAGATCGCGAGGCTGCTGCGGCTCAAGCGCGGCCGTGAGGCCTTGCAGCGGGTGCGGGAGGGCTGGGCGCAAGGGACGCGCTCGCTGCCCCTGAAGCTGCTGGAGGCCGAGGCGTGCGAGCTTCTCCATCCGCCGGACATGCCCGGCGTCATCCACGCCTACGAGGAGGCGATCGCGTTCGCGCCCCAGCACTGGGAGCCGTACACCCGCCTGGGCGTGTGTTTGTTGAAGCAGGGCCACCGGCATGAGCCGCGCGCCATCGAGCTGCTGGAGACGGCGCGGCGGCTCGAGCCGGCAAAGCCCGAGACGGGGCTCAACCTGGTCCTGGCCTACATCAAGGCGCAACGCCTGGACGAGGCGTTTGCCCTGGCGAAACAAGTGGTGGAGGGCCTGACGTCAGCGCATCCCCTCCACCCCCAGGCCACCCGCCTCATGGAGGACGTGGACCGCGCCCGGAAGCCGTAG